In Nomascus leucogenys isolate Asia chromosome 11, Asia_NLE_v1, whole genome shotgun sequence, the following proteins share a genomic window:
- the CPN2 gene encoding carboxypeptidase N subunit 2: MLPGAWLLWTSLLLLARPAQPCPVGCDCFVQEVFCSDEELAAIPPDIPPYAKNIIFVETSFTTLETRAFGSNPNLTKVVFLNTQLCQFRPDAFGGLPRLEDLEVTGSSFLNLSANIFSNLTSLGKLTLNFNMLEALPEGLFQHLAALESLHLQGNRLQALPRRLFQPLTHLKTLNLAQNLLAQLPEELFHPLTSLQTLKLSNNALSGLPQGVFSKLGSLQELFLDSNKISELPPQVFSQLFCLERLWLQRNAITHLPLSIFASLGNVTFLSLQWNMLRVLPAGLFAHNPRLVGLSLTHNQLETVAEGAFAHLSNLRSLMLSYNAITHLPPGIFRDLEELVKLYLGSNNLTALHPALFQNLSKLELLSLSKNQLTTLPEGIFDTNYNLFNLALHGNPWQCDCHLAYLFNWLQQYTDRLLNIQTYCAGPAYLKGQVVPALNEKQLVCPVTRDRLGFQVTWLDDSKAGGSWDLAVQERAAQSQCTYSNPEGTVVLACDKAQCRWLNVQLSPRQGSLGLQYNASQEWDLRSRCGSLRLTVSIQARAAGP, translated from the coding sequence ATGCTCCCTGGAGCCTGGCTGCTCTGGACCTCCCTCCTGCTCCTGGCCaggcctgcccagccctgccccgtgggTTGCGATTGCTTCGTCCAAGAGGTGTTCTGCTCGGATGAGGAGCTGGCCGCCATCCCGCCAGACATCCCGCCATACGCCAAAAACATCATCTTTGTGGAGACCTCGTTCACCACATTGGAAACCAGAGCCTTTGGCAGCAACCCCAACTTGACCAAGGTGGTCTTCCTCAACACGCAGCTCTGCCAGTTTAGGCCAGATGCCTTCGGggggctgcccaggctggaggacctGGAGGTCACAGGCAGCAGCTTCTTGAACCTCAGCGCCAACATCTTCTCCAACCTGACCTCGCTGGGCAAGCTCACCCTCAACTTCAACATGCTGGAGGCTCTGCCCGAGGGTCTCTTCCAGCACCTGGCTGCCCTGGAGTCCCTCCACCTGCAGGGGAACCGGCTCCAGGCCCTGCCCAGGAGGCTCTTCCAGCCTCTGACCCATCTGAAGACACTCAACCTGGCCCAGAACCTCCTGGCCCAGCTCCCGGAGGAGCTGTTCCACCCACTCACCAGCCTGCAGACCCTGAAGCTGAGCAACAACGCACTCTCTGGCCTCCCCCAGGGTGTGTTCAGCAAACTGGGCAGCCTGCAGGAGCTCTTCCTGGACAGCAACAAGATCTCGGAGCTGCCCCCTCAGGTGTTCTCCCAGCTCTTCTGCCTGGAGAGGCTGTGGCTGCAGCGCAATGCCATTACGCACCTGCCGCTCTCCATCTTCGCCTCCCTGGGTAATGTGACCTTTCTGAGCTTGCAGTGGAACATGCTTCGGGTCCTGCCTGCCGGCCTCTTTGCCCACAACCCACGCCTGGTCGGCCTGTCTCTGACCCATAACCAGCTGGAGACTGTCGCTGAGGGCGCCTTTGCCCACCTGTCCAACCTGCGTTCCCTCATGCTCTCATACAATGCCATTACCCACCTCCCACCTGGCATCTTCAGAGACCTGGAGGAGCTGGTCAAACTCTACCTGGGCAGCAACAACCTGACGGcgctgcacccagccctcttcCAGAACCTGTCCAAGCTGGAGCTGCTCAGCCTCTCCAAGAACCAGCTGACCACACTTCCGGAGGGCATCTTCGACACCAACTACAACCTGTTCAACCTGGCCCTCCACGGTAACCCCTGGCAGTGTGACTGCCACCTGGCCTACCTCTTCAACTGGCTGCAGCAGTACACCGATCGGCTCCTGAACATCCAGACCTACTGTGCCGGCCCTGCCTACCTCAAAGGCCAGGTGGTGCCCGCCTTGAATGAGAAGCAGCTGGTGTGTCCCGTCACCCGGGACCGCTTGGGCTTCCAGGTCACGTGGCTGGATGACAGCAAGGCAGGGGGCAGCTGGGATCTGGCTGTGCAGGAAAGGGCAGCCCAGAGCCAGTGCACCTACAGCAACCCCGAGGGCACCGTGGTGCTCGCCTGTGACAAGGCCCAGTGTCGCTGGCTGAACGTCCAGCTCTCTCCTCGGCAGGGCTCCCTGGGACTGCAGTATAATGCTAGTCAGGAGTGGGACCTGAGGTCGCGCTGCGGTTCTCTGCGGCTCACAGTGTCTATCCAGGCTCGGGCAGCAGGGCCCTAG
- the LRRC15 gene encoding leucine-rich repeat-containing protein 15 isoform X1, giving the protein MPLKHYLLLLVGCQAWGAALAYHGCPSECTCSRASQVECTGARIVAVPTPLPWNAMSLQILNTHITELNESPFLNISALIALRIEKNELSRIMPGAFRNLGSLRYLSLANNKLQVLPIGLFQGLDSLESLLLSSNQLMQIQPAHFSQCSNLKELQLHGNHLEYIPDGAFDHLVGLTKLNLGKNSLTHISPRVFQHLGNLQVLRLYENRLTDIPMGTFDGLVNLQELALQQNQIGLLSPGLFHNNHNLQRLYLSNNHISQLPPSIFMQLPQLNRLTLFGNSLKELSPGLFGPMPNLRELWLYDNHITSLPDNVFSNLRQLQVLILSRNQISFISPGAFNGLTELRELSLHTNALQDLDGNVFRMLANLQNISLQNNRLRQLPGNIFANVNGLMTIQLQNNQLENLPLGIFDHLGKLCELRLYDNPWRCDSDILPLRNWLLLNHPRLGTDTVPVCFSPANVRGQSLIIVNVNVAVPSVHVPEVPSYPETPWYPDTPSYPDTTSISSTTELTSPVEDYTDLTTIQVTEDRSIWGMTQAQSGLAIAAIVIGIVALACSLAACIGCCCCKKRSQAVLMQMKAPNEC; this is encoded by the coding sequence ATGCCACTGAAGCATTATCTCCTTTTGCTGGTGGGCTGCCAAGCCTGGGGTGCAGCGTTGGCCTACCATGGCTGCCCTAGCGAGTGTACCTGCTCCAGGGCCTCCCAGGTGGAGTGCACCGGGGCACGCATTGTGGCAGTGCCCACCCCTCTGCCCTGGAACGCCATGAGCCTGCAGATCCTCAACACACACATCACTGAACTCAATGAGTCCCCGTTCCTCAATATCTCAGCCCTCATCGCCCTGAGGATTGAGAAGAATGAGCTGTCGCGCATCATGCCTGGGGCCTTCCGAAACCTGGGCTCACTGCGCTATCTCAGCCTCGCCAACAACAAGCTGCAGGTTCTGCCCATCGGCCTCTTCCAGGGCCTGGACAGCCTCGAGTCACTCCTTCTGTCCAGTAACCAGCTGATGCAGATCCAGCCGGCCCACTTCTCCCAGTGCAGCAACCTCAAGGAGCTGCAGTTGCATGGCAACCACCTGGAATACATCCCCGACGGAGCCTTCGACCACCTGGTGGGACTCACGAAGCTCAATCTGGGCAAGAATAGCCTCACCCACATCTCACCCAGGGTCTTCCAGCACCTGGGCAACCTCCAGGTCCTCCGGCTGTATGAGAACAGGCTCACGGACATCCCCATGGGCACTTTTGATGGGCTTGTCAACCTGCAGGAGCTGGCTCTGCAGCAGAACCAGATTGGACTGCTCTCCCCTGGTCTCTTCCACAACAACCACAACCTCCAGAGACTCTACCTGTCCAACAACCACATCTCCCAGCTGCCACCCAGCATCTTCATGCAGCTGCCCCAGCTCAACCGTCTTACTCTCTTTGGGAATTCCCTGAAGGAGCTTTCTCCAGGGCTCTTTGGGCCCATGCCCAACCTGCGGGAGCTTTGGCTCTATGACAACCACATCACTTCTCTACCCGACAATGTCTTCAGCAACCTCCGCCAGTTGCAGGTCCTGATTCTTAGCCGCAATCAGATCAGCTTCATCTCCCCGGGTGCCTTCAACGGGCTAACGGAGCTTCGGGAGCTGTCCCTCCACACCAACGCACTGCAGGACCTGGACGGGAACGTCTTCCGCATGTTGGCCAACCTGCAGAACATCTCCCTGCAGAACAACCGCCTCAGACAGCTGCCGGGGAATATCTTCGCCAATGTCAATGGCCTCATGACCATCCAGCTGCAGAACAACCAGCTGGAGAACTTGCCCCTCGGCATCTTCGATCACCTGGGGAAACTGTGTGAGTTGCGGCTGTATGACAATCCCTGGAGATGTGACTCAGACATCCTTCCGCTCCGCAACTGGCTCCTGCTCAACCACCCTAGGTTAGGGACGGACACCGTACCTGTGTGTTTCAGCCCAGCCAATGTCCGAGGCCAGTCCCTCATTATCGTCAACGTCAACGTTGCTGTTCCGAGTGTCCATGTCCCCGAGGTGCCTAGTTACCCAGAAACGCCATGGTACCCAGACACACCCAGTTACCCTGACACCACATCCATCTCTTCTACCACGGAGCTAACCAGCCCTGTGGAAGACTACACTGATCTGACTACCATTCAGGTCACTGAGGACCGCAGCATTTGGGGCATGACCCAGGCCCAGAGCGGGCTGGCCATTGCCGCCATTGTAATTGGCATTGTCGCCCTGGCCTGCTCCCTGGCTGCCTGCATTGGCTGTTGCTGCTGCAAGAAGAGGAGCCAAGCCGTCCTGATGCAGATGAAGGCACCCAATGAGTGTTAA
- the LRRC15 gene encoding leucine-rich repeat-containing protein 15 isoform X2: MPLDKAMPLKHYLLLLVGCQAWGAALAYHGCPSECTCSRASQVECTGARIVAVPTPLPWNAMSLQILNTHITELNESPFLNISALIALRIEKNELSRIMPGAFRNLGSLRYLSLANNKLQVLPIGLFQGLDSLESLLLSSNQLMQIQPAHFSQCSNLKELQLHGNHLEYIPDGAFDHLVGLTKLNLGKNSLTHISPRVFQHLGNLQVLRLYENRLTDIPMGTFDGLVNLQELALQQNQIGLLSPGLFHNNHNLQRLYLSNNHISQLPPSIFMQLPQLNRLTLFGNSLKELSPGLFGPMPNLRELWLYDNHITSLPDNVFSNLRQLQVLILSRNQISFISPGAFNGLTELRELSLHTNALQDLDGNVFRMLANLQNISLQNNRLRQLPGNIFANVNGLMTIQLQNNQLENLPLGIFDHLGKLCELRLYDNPWRCDSDILPLRNWLLLNHPRLGTDTVPVCFSPANVRGQSLIIVNVNVAVPSVHVPEVPSYPETPWYPDTPSYPDTTSISSTTELTSPVEDYTDLTTIQVTEDRSIWGMTQAQSGLAIAAIVIGIVALACSLAACIGCCCCKKRSQAVLMQMKAPNEC, from the exons ATGCCTTTGGACaag GCTATGCCACTGAAGCATTATCTCCTTTTGCTGGTGGGCTGCCAAGCCTGGGGTGCAGCGTTGGCCTACCATGGCTGCCCTAGCGAGTGTACCTGCTCCAGGGCCTCCCAGGTGGAGTGCACCGGGGCACGCATTGTGGCAGTGCCCACCCCTCTGCCCTGGAACGCCATGAGCCTGCAGATCCTCAACACACACATCACTGAACTCAATGAGTCCCCGTTCCTCAATATCTCAGCCCTCATCGCCCTGAGGATTGAGAAGAATGAGCTGTCGCGCATCATGCCTGGGGCCTTCCGAAACCTGGGCTCACTGCGCTATCTCAGCCTCGCCAACAACAAGCTGCAGGTTCTGCCCATCGGCCTCTTCCAGGGCCTGGACAGCCTCGAGTCACTCCTTCTGTCCAGTAACCAGCTGATGCAGATCCAGCCGGCCCACTTCTCCCAGTGCAGCAACCTCAAGGAGCTGCAGTTGCATGGCAACCACCTGGAATACATCCCCGACGGAGCCTTCGACCACCTGGTGGGACTCACGAAGCTCAATCTGGGCAAGAATAGCCTCACCCACATCTCACCCAGGGTCTTCCAGCACCTGGGCAACCTCCAGGTCCTCCGGCTGTATGAGAACAGGCTCACGGACATCCCCATGGGCACTTTTGATGGGCTTGTCAACCTGCAGGAGCTGGCTCTGCAGCAGAACCAGATTGGACTGCTCTCCCCTGGTCTCTTCCACAACAACCACAACCTCCAGAGACTCTACCTGTCCAACAACCACATCTCCCAGCTGCCACCCAGCATCTTCATGCAGCTGCCCCAGCTCAACCGTCTTACTCTCTTTGGGAATTCCCTGAAGGAGCTTTCTCCAGGGCTCTTTGGGCCCATGCCCAACCTGCGGGAGCTTTGGCTCTATGACAACCACATCACTTCTCTACCCGACAATGTCTTCAGCAACCTCCGCCAGTTGCAGGTCCTGATTCTTAGCCGCAATCAGATCAGCTTCATCTCCCCGGGTGCCTTCAACGGGCTAACGGAGCTTCGGGAGCTGTCCCTCCACACCAACGCACTGCAGGACCTGGACGGGAACGTCTTCCGCATGTTGGCCAACCTGCAGAACATCTCCCTGCAGAACAACCGCCTCAGACAGCTGCCGGGGAATATCTTCGCCAATGTCAATGGCCTCATGACCATCCAGCTGCAGAACAACCAGCTGGAGAACTTGCCCCTCGGCATCTTCGATCACCTGGGGAAACTGTGTGAGTTGCGGCTGTATGACAATCCCTGGAGATGTGACTCAGACATCCTTCCGCTCCGCAACTGGCTCCTGCTCAACCACCCTAGGTTAGGGACGGACACCGTACCTGTGTGTTTCAGCCCAGCCAATGTCCGAGGCCAGTCCCTCATTATCGTCAACGTCAACGTTGCTGTTCCGAGTGTCCATGTCCCCGAGGTGCCTAGTTACCCAGAAACGCCATGGTACCCAGACACACCCAGTTACCCTGACACCACATCCATCTCTTCTACCACGGAGCTAACCAGCCCTGTGGAAGACTACACTGATCTGACTACCATTCAGGTCACTGAGGACCGCAGCATTTGGGGCATGACCCAGGCCCAGAGCGGGCTGGCCATTGCCGCCATTGTAATTGGCATTGTCGCCCTGGCCTGCTCCCTGGCTGCCTGCATTGGCTGTTGCTGCTGCAAGAAGAGGAGCCAAGCCGTCCTGATGCAGATGAAGGCACCCAATGAGTGTTAA